The region TGGCCTACAGCTTTGCCGCCGCGTTTCGTACCGAGCCGCTGCTGACTTACGTACGCGACCAATTGGGCGGCGACTACCTGAAAGTCTTCGACCTCGACTGGCAGCCCAAAGGCGCGCTTAACCTGGCCGCCCGTGATTGGCAGACGCTCGGCGCGCTTGCCTCCTTGAGCGACAGGGCCTTGGCCGAGAATGGCTTGCCGCAGTTCGAAGGCAGCAACGCCTGGGCCATCAGCGGCAGCCGCACCAAGAGCGGCAAGCCCTTGCTGGCGGGCGACCCGCATATCCGTTTCTCGGTACCGTCGGTGTGGTACGAAGCGCAGCTCTCCGCACCCGGCTTTGAGCTCTACGGCTATCACAACGCGCTGGTGCCGGTGGCGTTCCTGGGGCACAACCTGGATTTCGGCTGGAGCCTGACCATGTTCCAGAACGATGACCTCGACCTGATCGCCGAAAAGGTCAACCCCGACAACCCCAACCAGGTCTGGTACCACGGCCAATGGGTCAACATGACCAGCAGCGAGCAACAGATCGCGGTGAAGGGCCAGGCACCGGTGACCCTCACTCTGCGCCAGTCGCCCCACGGCCCGATCATCAATGATGTACTCGGCGAGAATGCCGGCAACACGCCGATTGCCATGTGGTGGGCATTCCTCGATACCGAGAATCCGATCCTCGAAGGTTTCTACCAGCTCAACCGCGCCGATACCCTGGCCAAGGTGCGCGCCGCGGCGGCCAAGGTTTCTGCACCGGGCCTGAATATCGTATGGGCAAATGCCAAGGGTGATATCGGCTGGTGGGCGGCGGCGCAATTGCCGATCCGCCCGGCCGGGGTCAACCCGGCGTTCATTCTCGACGGCAGCACCGCCCAGGCCGACAAGCTGGGTTTCTACCCTTTCAGCGCCAACCCCCAGGAAGAAAACCCGGCGCGGGGTTACGTGGTGTCGGCCAATGCCCAGCCGGCCTCACCCACCGGCATGGAAATCCCCGGTTACTACAACCTGGCCGACCGTGGCCAGCAATTGAACACGCAGTTGAGCGACAAAAGCGTGAAGTGGGACGTGAACAACAGCCAAGCCTTGCAACTGGGCACGACCACCGCCTACGGCCCACGCTTGCTGGCACCGCTGTTGCCGGTGCTGCGTGACGTGGTCAAGGACCCGGCGCAGTTGAAACTGGTAGAACAATTGGCCGCCTGGAAAGGCGACTATCCGCTGGACTCCACCAGCGCCACACTCTTCAATCAGTTCCTGTTTAACCTCACCGACGCGGCCTTCCACCCAAAACTGGGCGACGCCCTGTTTAAAACCCTGCTCGGTACTCGGGTGATCGACGCCGCGCTGCCACGCCTGGCCGCCTCGCCGGACTCGCCCTGGTGGAACGGCAAGCGCGCCGACACCGTCAAGCTCGCCTGGGACAACAGCCTGGCTCACCTCAAAGCCACCTTCGG is a window of Pseudomonas antarctica DNA encoding:
- a CDS encoding penicillin acylase family protein gives rise to the protein MKRSLTVLAILIAALMAGAGWYVYSKQPTRQGTETLANLQGAVTVRYDDRGVPHLRAENETDLYRALGYVHAQDRLFQMEIMRRLARGELAEILGPKMLETDKLFRSLRIRERALSYVEHMDHDSPAWKALQAYLDGINQFQDSHASPMEFDVLGIPKRRFTAEDTISVAGYMAYSFAAAFRTEPLLTYVRDQLGGDYLKVFDLDWQPKGALNLAARDWQTLGALASLSDRALAENGLPQFEGSNAWAISGSRTKSGKPLLAGDPHIRFSVPSVWYEAQLSAPGFELYGYHNALVPVAFLGHNLDFGWSLTMFQNDDLDLIAEKVNPDNPNQVWYHGQWVNMTSSEQQIAVKGQAPVTLTLRQSPHGPIINDVLGENAGNTPIAMWWAFLDTENPILEGFYQLNRADTLAKVRAAAAKVSAPGLNIVWANAKGDIGWWAAAQLPIRPAGVNPAFILDGSTAQADKLGFYPFSANPQEENPARGYVVSANAQPASPTGMEIPGYYNLADRGQQLNTQLSDKSVKWDVNNSQALQLGTTTAYGPRLLAPLLPVLRDVVKDPAQLKLVEQLAAWKGDYPLDSTSATLFNQFLFNLTDAAFHPKLGDALFKTLLGTRVIDAALPRLAASPDSPWWNGKRADTVKLAWDNSLAHLKATFGDDPTQWQWGKAHTLTHGHPLGMQKPLDKVFNVGPFPAPGTHEVPNNQSAMIGPAPWPVTYGPSTRRLIDFADPAHALTINPVGQSGVPFDRHYGDQAETYIEGGYEQAHFSDEEVTANTRGTLKLLPARK